The Micromonospora sp. WMMD961 genome has a segment encoding these proteins:
- the folE gene encoding GTP cyclohydrolase I FolE — protein MAVSATEPDGDDELDYVAARLISGKLTGRPVEDAVDLGRIEKAVREILIAVGEDPDRDGLQQTPARVARAYAELFAGLRVDPAQVLSTTFEANHEELVIVRDIDVMSLCEHHLLPFRGSAHIGYIPGPDGRITGLSKLARLVEVFARRPQVQERLTSQVADLLMSKLEPRGVVVVLECEHMCMAMRGIQKSGAKTITSAVRGILQTDSKSRAEAMALIIPR, from the coding sequence CTGGCCGTCTCTGCGACCGAACCCGACGGCGACGACGAGCTGGACTACGTGGCCGCGCGGCTGATCAGCGGCAAGCTGACCGGCCGCCCGGTCGAGGACGCCGTCGACCTGGGCCGGATCGAGAAGGCCGTCCGTGAGATCCTGATCGCGGTCGGTGAGGACCCGGACCGCGACGGCCTCCAACAGACACCGGCCCGGGTCGCCCGCGCGTACGCCGAACTCTTCGCCGGGCTGCGGGTCGACCCGGCGCAGGTGCTCAGCACCACCTTCGAGGCCAACCACGAAGAGTTGGTGATCGTCCGAGACATCGACGTGATGAGCCTCTGCGAGCATCACCTGCTGCCGTTCCGGGGTAGCGCGCACATCGGCTACATCCCCGGCCCGGACGGACGGATCACCGGCCTGTCCAAGCTGGCTCGACTGGTCGAGGTCTTCGCCCGCCGGCCCCAGGTGCAGGAGCGGCTCACCTCGCAGGTCGCCGACCTGCTGATGAGCAAACTCGAACCACGCGGCGTCGTCGTCGTGCTGGAGTGCGAGCACATGTGCATGGCGATGCGCGGCATCCAGAAGTCCGGTGCCAAGACCATCACCTCAGCGGTGCGCGGCATCCTGCAGACGGACTCGAAGTCGCGGGCCGAGGCGATGGCGCTGATCATCCCCCGCTGA